The nucleotide window GGTGAAACGCCTGATCCGAGACAGCCGGGTTCACTCGACCGAGCATCTCGCCTCGGCCGTTGACCAGGCAACGAAACGCCCCTCTGTCTTCGTACAAGGGTCTGCCATCGGCTATTACGGCATGACCGGTGATGAGGAGCTGACCGAATCGAGCCCCTCCGGCACGGACTTCATGGCGGTCATCTGCCGAGAGTGGGAAGATGCCTCCCGATCGGTCACCGATCGGGGAACGCGCCTGGTAATCCTGCGGACGGGGATCGTGCTGGCGAAGGGAGAAGGGGCGCTTGGGGTGATGACCCCCCTGTTCAAATGGCTTCCCGGCGGGGCGGCCCCCGTCGGAAGCGGCTCGAACCCCTTGATGCCAGGGACCGGAAACCAGTGGATGAGCTGGATTCATCTGACGGACATCGTCGGCCTGATCTTGCTCGCGATCGACTCGAAGGACGCCCAGGGACCGATCAACGGCACCGCTCCGAACCCGGTACGGAATGTCGAGTTTTCCAGGGAACTCGCCCGGGTGCTGCACCGTCCGTTTTTACCAATCGGACCGCCCGATTTCCTTCTACGAACCGTTCTCGGAGAGGTCGCTCAGACAGTCACCAAGGGGCAGCGCGTCGTGCCGGCCAGGGCCATCGAACTTGGCTATCGCTTCGCGTTCCCTGAACTGACCGGAGCGCTTCAGGACCTGCTCGGCTCCAAGGCACACTCGGCAGCCTTCTGAAGCCGGCAAGAACCTGCAGAGCTCATCCTCCGGCGAGCATTCCCACGATCACCCCCGCGCCGAACGCAAACCCGAGCAACCCCAGGAGTACAAGCAAGGCCCCAATGGCTGATCGCTCTGCCAGCCGGGCGATCGGCTGAAACCAGGCCGGGTAGCTGGGGGCAACCTTCACATATTTCGTCTGGGGCGGCGGTGGAGGTGTGGGAGGCGATGGTGGAGCCGGAGCGGGCTTCACTGTCGGAGATGCCGCCACGGCTTGACTCGCCGATCGTTTGCGCACGAGTGATTGAAGGGCCTCGGCAGCGGCGGCCGCAGTGGGATACCGTTCCGAAGGTTGTCTCGCCATCAGGCGACAGAGTACCTCGATCACCCGATCAGGTAAGTCGGGACGGAGTTCCTTCACCGGCACCGGTTCCTGATTGATCCGAGCGAACATCCGATCGAGCGGGGAGGTCCCCGGATACGGCAAGCGGCCGGTCAGGAGGTGATACATCGTGCAGCCGAGGCTGAACAGGTCACTCACTGGCGACAATTCCTTACCCATCGCCTGCTCGGGAGACATGTAATCCACCGTCCCGACTGCGACCCCGTCGGCCGTGGCGAAGGCTGATTGATCGTCGGCCTCCATCAAGGTTGCCAGGCCAAGGTCGAGGACCTTGATCGTTCCATCTGAGCCGAGCAGGAGATTGGAGGGCTTGATGTCTCGATGCACGATCCCCTGATCATGGGCGTGCTGCAATCCCAGAGCGGCTTGAGCGATGTAACCCACCAGTTCGGCCGCGGGAATCCTTCCTTTGGACCGAAGCCGCTGCCCAAGACTATCTCCGGCGACGTACTCCATGGCGATGTAAAGGATGCCACGATCCTTATCTGCATCGAAGGCGCGAACCACGTTCGGATGATCGAGTTTGCCGACCAGTCGCATTTCCCGCTGGAACCGGGCAACCACCCGCTCGTTGTTGCTGATCTCAGGTGCAATGATCTTCAAGGCTGAGATCCGGTCCATCATCCGGTGCTTCGCCTTGTAGACCCGGCCCATCGAGCCGGCGCCAAGCTTCTCCAGAATCACATACCGCCCGATGGACAACGACCCGGGCCGGTTGGCGAGAAGGCGCTTCGCCTGGTACTCGGTCAGCATCTCCTCGCTGATCAGTTGCTGGGCCAGTTCGCTCGAGTCCATCGGGTAGTCACCGGCCAGGACTTTGGAACGAATGTCAGCCAGGCGATTCTCGGAGACAATGGCCGCCCGTTTGAGCGTGTCGAGAAACTCGACGGGGACATCGCTCTCAGATCGTGGCCGATCGCTCGTTGCCATGACGCGGAATCCCCGGCTGGTTTTCGTCGATGGTCGCCTTGACCTCACACCCCTCAAGCACTGTCAAGACACTAACATACGACTCAGGTCGAAACAATCGATTCGGGTGACGCGCACGCCGACCGTGCCCCCTTGTTCCCGATGGTCCCGATCGAGTAAAACGCTGTTTCACGAGCCATTCCAGTCAACCGGGCGGTTCGAACCGCTGAGTGGTTGATCGCCGGCTCCAGAACCTCCTCGGCTCGACGGCTCCCGACCCCGGAAGTGCCGAGCCTTTCCCGCGTTGTGACGTAGCCAAAGAGAGAGACGCCCATGTCGGCCGCTGCCGATCCCCAGGCCGCCCTGAGAGACTTCGTTAAGACCCACGATTTCTTCGTCGGGATCGACAGTGACGGCTGCGTGTTCGACACAATGGAGGTCAAGCACAAGGAGTGCTTCATCCCCAACATCATCAAGTACTTTGGCCTGGCAGCAGTCTCAAAATATGCTCGGGAAGCCGCGGAATTCGTTAATCTGTACTCGAAGCATCGCGGGATCAATCGGTTCCCGGCCCTGACCGGAGCGCTCGATCTGCTCGAACGACGGCCCGAAGTCCAGCGCCGAGGGGTCAAAATTCCCGAACTGCGAGGACTGCGCGACTGGATTGCCCGGGAGTCGAAGCTGGGGAACCCAGTTCTGAAGGCTGAGGTCGAACGAACCGGCGACCCCGACCTGACGCTCTGCCTGAAGTGGAGCGAGGCGGTCAACCAAACCGTGGGAGAGATCGTCCACAACGTCCCGCCGTTTCCGATGGTTCGGGAGTCGATGGAGGCGCTGAAGGGGAAGGCTGACGTGATGGTCGTTTCGGCCACCCCGGTCGAGGCCCTGACCCGAGAATGGGAGGAACACGATTTGGCCCAGTACGTCGGCCTGATCGCCGGGCAGGAGCTTGGGTCGAAGAAAGAACACCTGGGAATGGCCGCGGGAGGCCGTTATGCCCCCGACCACATCCTGATGGTGGGGGATGCCCCCGGTGACCGCAAGGCCGCCGAGGCCAACGGGGTCCTCTTTTACCCGATCAACCCGGGCTTCGAAGAGCAGTCTTGGCAGCGCTTTCATGACGAGGCGCTTCCTCGGTTCTTCAACGGCACCTATGCCGGGGCGTACATGGCCGAGCGGATCGCCGAGTTCGAGGCGTTGCTCCCGGAGCATCCACCCTGGGAGTCGGCGTCCTGAGCCGCTCACCGATCCGGACTGACTGAGAGCCGGTCGCACGCGACGCTCTCGACCGCGACTTGAGCAAACGCAAATGTGACGTCTCCCGAGCCCATGACTCCCCAAGCTTCCCGGCTTCCAGGTCGGGACCGCGATGCGATCCCCGAGGAACGGTCGGGACCGCGATGCGATCCCCGAGGAACGGTCGGGGATCGCCACACTCCGAGGTACTCCCATGCCCGCGTCCAACGTCGTCGTGGCCCAGTCCGGCGGCCCGACCTGTGTGATCAATAACAGCCTCCGCGGGATCGTCGAGACCTGCTTCCGCATGCCGGATCACTTCGGCAAGGTCTTCGCAGGCCGGTTCGGGATCGAAGGGGTGCTCAAGGAAGAGTTGATCGATCTCTCGGCCTCGCCGGCCGAGGAGATCGCCCTCTTGCGTACCTCTCCTGCCGCCGGTGGCATCGGGACCTGCCGATACAAGCTCAAGCCGGGGCAGGATGAAGATTTCGCCCGTGTCGTTGAGGTATTGAAGGCCCACAACGTCGGCTACTTTTTCTACATCGGTGGCAACGACTCGCAGGACACCGCCCACAAGGTTGCCCAGCTTGCTCACGAGAAGGGGCTCGACCTCATCGCCACCGGCGTGCCGAAGACCATCGACAACGACCTGGGAGACAGCGAGTTCACCCTGCTCGACCACTCCCCCGGCTACGGTTCGGTCGCCCGGTACATGGCCCAGTACGTCCGGCAGGTGAATGAGGAAAACGCCGGGAGTTGCCCGGCCGATCCGGTGATGGTCATTCAGGCGATGGGCCGGAAGATCGGCTATATCCCCGCCGCCGCTCGCCTGGCCGACCCGAACCGAGAGATGCCGCTCCAAATCTACATGGCCGAATCGAAGGTCAGCCTCGAACAACTCGGTCAGAATGTTGTCGAGACCCTCCGCGAGTTCGGCCGCTGCATCGTGGTCGTCTCCGAAGGCTTCGACGTGGGAGAGTTGGGTGCCTCGCGCGACACCTTCGGCCACGTCCAGTTCAGCGCCAGCCAGACGACCGTCGCCCAGGTCGTCACCAACTACATCAACTCGCTCGATCTTCCCGTACCCGGCAAGGCCCGCTTCCAGATTCCGGGAACCGACCAGCGTAACGCCATCGCCTACGCCAGCGTGGTCGATCTCGACGAAGCCTACCGGGTCGGCTGCCACGCCGTGGCTGTTGCCCGGAATGATGGCAACGGCTACATGGCGACCATCCTCCGCGACCGGACGCGAGGGGGTTACAGCGTGACCTACAATAAGGTCCCGCTCGAACAGGTCGCCGCCAAGGATCGCTCGTTCCCGGACCACTGGATCGCCCCGAACCGCATTGACGTGACCGACGAGTTCGTCGAGTACGCTCGCCCCCTGATCGGGGACGACTGGGTCAGCGTCCCACAAGTTGACGGGCTCGCCCGGTTCGCCAAGATTTCCCAGGTTCTCGCCCCGAAGAAGCTCTCGACCTACGTTCCCCAGACCTACCGTCGATAGCCCCGGCCCGATCGTCGTTCGCCCATACTCACAGACCCCGATCGACCCGACAGACAGAGAAGATTCTGATGTCCACTCCCACCGCCGACATCGGCCTGATTGGCCTCGCCGTCATGGGCGAGAACCTCGTTCTCAACATGGAGGACCACGGGTTCACTGTGGCCGTCTACAACCGGACCACCAGCCGGGTTGACGAGTTTCTGGCCGATCGGGCAAAAGGGAAGAAGATCATCGGGTGTCACAGCATCGAGAAGCTGGTCGCGTCTCTCAAATCACCGCGCAAGATCATGATTATGGTCAAGGCGGGCGCGGCGGTCGATGCAGTGATCGACCAGCTTGTCCCCCATCTGGAGAAGGGGGATATTCTGATCGACGGCGGCAACACCCATTACCCCGACACAACCCGGCGGACCCGAGCCCTGAAGGAAAAAGGGCTCCAGTTCATCGGCACAGGGGTTTCGGGTGGCGAGGAGGGAGCACTCAAAGGCCCCTCCATTATGCCCGGAGGCGACCCCGAAGCCTGGCCACCCGTCAAGCCGATCTTCCAGTCAATCGCCGCGAAGGTAGACGACGGCACCCCGTGTTGTGACTGGGTCGGCCCCGAGGGCGCGGGCCATTACGTGAAGATGGTCCACAACGGGATCGAATATGGGGATATGCAACTGATTTGTGAGGCATATCACCTGCTTCATTCGCTCCTTGGATTCAACGCCGAGGCGCTGCACGAGGTCTTCGATCGCTGGAACTCGGGTCCGCTCGATAGCTACCTGATTGAGATTACCCGCGATATCTTCGGCTACCGTGATCCCGAAACCGGCAAACCGATGGTCGATCTGATCCTCGACACCGCGGGTCAGAAAGGAACGGGCAAGTGGACCGTCGTTTCCTCGGCCGACCTCGGCGTGCCACTGACCTTGATCGCCGAGGCCGTCTATGCGCGATGCCTCTCGGCCCTGAAGGATGAACGCGTTCGAGCCTCGAAGATTCTCAAAGGTCCGGCCGACGAGAGTTTTTCAGGAAACATTCAGCAGTTCGTTGATGATGTCGAGATGGCATTGTATGCCAGCAAGATTATGTCCTACGCCCAGGGCTTCGCCTTGATGAACGCCATGGCGAAGGAGTCTGGCTGGACGATCGACAACGGCAAAGTCGCGCTCATGTGGCGCGGCGGTTGCATCATCCGGAGCGCGTTCCTGGGCAAGATCAAGGAAGCGTTCGATCGTACCCCCGATCTCGACAACCTGATGCTCGACCCTTATTTCCATCATGAGATCGAGCGTGCCCAGAACGGTTGGCGACGGGTCGTCTCTGTCGCGGTGAGCCGCGGGATCCCGGTCCCTGCCATGAGTTCGGCCCTCGCCTACTACGACGGCTACCGTTCCGATCGTCTTCCGACCAACCTCCTGCAGGCTCAGCGCGACTATTTCGGTGCTCACACCTACGAGCGCATCGACCGATCCCGCGGTGAGTTCTTCCACACCAACTGGACCGGACGAGGAGGAACCACCGCCTCGACCACCTACAACGCCTGAGCCCCCCGTCATCGGAGTTCGAATTTCGGGACAGCCTTCGCGGGCTGTCCCGGCTTTTTTCAGGCTCCTGTCCGGGAAAACCTGGATTGAGGATCTGCTCTCCTTTCGGAGGTCGACCGCCACACGATCGCAAGGAAGCCCCACCTTGGCTCAATTCACCGATCCGAGCCCCAACGCCTCAGGCTCGACATCAGTTGCGTGAAACCGGTCGTCATCTTCATCAAGCGTTCATCGATCCCGAATAGAATGAAATAGTTCACGAGTCGTTGTCTGTCGCGTGCCAACCGGCATTGAGAAGGGGCATCGTTCATGTGTCGGTCATCCTGGATTCTGGTGATTGCCATCGCGTTGGGAGTTGCCGGAGCAAGTTCGGCACGGGGAACGGAGGCCAGGGCCGGCTCGGATCACTCGAAGACGGTGGTGGTCTGGATCAGCCTTGATGGCTGGCGTTCGGATTATCTGGACCGTGGTGCGTCTCCCTTTTTGAATGAGTTGGCGCAACAAGGAGCGAGCAGCCGAGCCTTGATTCCAGTCTTCCCCTCCCTGACATTCCCGAGCCATGTCTCACAGGCGACAGGAGTGGGAGTCGAGAAACATGGAATCCCAAGCAACAGTTTTTATGATGATGAGACCGGATTATTCTACCGATACCCGGGTGATGCCGCTCTGCTGGAGGCCGAGCCCATCTGGCTGACGGCCGCTCGCCAAGGCTTGCGGGTGGCATCACTCGACTGGACCCTCTCACATAACCAGCTTGGTCCCATTCGAACGGCCTATTTCGACCCTGCGTTCGATGGCAAGCTCTCCGACGCCGAGCGACTCAATCGCCTGCTCTCCGTTTGGAGAGAGGATCGCGGCAAGGAACCGCTGCAGCTCTTGCTCGGCTATGCAAGTGGCCTTGATAAGGCTGGCCACTCCAACGGTCCCGACGCGCCCGAAGTGGTCGATGCGATCCGAGAGATCGATGGCCTTCTCAAACACTTTCATGGCGAATTGCTTGAACTATGGCACTCGAAGATGAAGCCGGAGGACCAGCTTATCGTGCTCCTCACGACCGATCACGGCATGTCGACCGTTTCGACGATGGTGGATCTCGATCGGTTGGCCGGAGTCGAGCGGGCTCCGGGAGTCGTCCGTCTGACCAGTGGCAACATCGGACATCTCTTCTTCACCGAACGCAATGATCCGGAACGTGAGGCGAAGATCGACAAGGCTATCGAACGCGTGAACACGTTTGACTTCGCACGTGCGTTCCGTCGTGAATCGCTACCACAAGCCTGGGAGTACCGTCACCCGACTCGGGTTGGCGACGTCGTCGTCGTGCTTGAGACTGGCTTCGCCTTCTCGGGGAGAGGGTTTGAATCCGCCGATGGCCGTGCCACCGCTGCCGTTGAGGACGTTGACGGTCCACTGGGAATGCATGGCTACGACCCCGTCACAAACCCCGAGATGCTCGGCGCGGCCATCGTTTGGCGCTTTCCCGAACCGATCGGCGGCCTCGACCTCGGCCCTGTTCACTCCCTTCAGCTTCATGCCACCGTGGCCCGATTCCTGGGCATCGCCCCCGCCGAAGGGGCTCGGCAGGATGGAATCGAGCTTCCAAGTCCAGAGTGATTACGCCTCGAACTCCAGGCGCACCTCTCCCTCATCGAGTTTCAAGCGAGCCGCGAACGGTTTGCCAGCCCTGGACTTGAACCCCTTGAGCGTGGCGGTTTTTCCCTGCGTGAGCAGTGTCCTGGCAGTGCGGGCCGTGATTCGCTTCCCCGAAATCGATTTCCAGAGAGCGAACGAACAACCAGATTTCCACGCCCGGCAACTGAACGATTTTGGTTGTTCCACCACATCTGCACCGCATCGAGGGCAGGGGCCAAGAGCAATCGGGGCGAACGCCGACTTTGATTCTTCCCCTGACACCGTTTCCGGAGCCTTCCGGCGCTTCGAGGACTTCGATCGCGGAGCACCCATCGTTCGAGACGGTTGGCTCTTGGAAGCACCAAACCGCCTCGGAAGCGCATGAGGAACCGGGATCGGAAGGAGGTCTCCCGAATCGGCCAGCCGCAGCAGGCATGGACCGGAGGAGGGCAGGGCGATCGCCCGAGCCAGCACCCTGCGCTGGAGGAGTTCGCGAATCTGATGGTCGGTCAAGGGAACCCCTTCATATTCTCTCCAGAGGACGAAGCTGCAACCGTCTTTCCATGCCGAGCATCCGAACCCCCGCTTCCCAGCGATGACCGGACGGCCGCATCGGGGGCAGTCGCCAAGGCGATCCGGGTCGATCGGCTGGTCCGGTTCATCACCGACGATCGCTTGGGTGAATTGGGCAATCTCGTTCATGAAGTGCTCCGGGGCGAGCCGACCGCGCTCGATCTCTCGGAGTTTGGCCTCCCAGTCACCGGTCAGTTCCGGCGAAGTCAGAGGCCGTGATCGGATTGAAGCGATGAGAAATCGCCCCAGATCGGTCGCGGCCAGCGTCTTCTTGTCGCGGACGACATAGCCTCGGGTCAACAAGGTTTCAATGATCGACGCCCGCGTGGCGGGAGTTCCCAGCCCGCGCTCTTTGAGGGCGTCACGAAGCTGCTCGTCCTCAACGAACCGGCCCGCGGTTTCCATCGCGGCAAGCAAGGTCGCTTCGGTGTACGGCTTCGGCGGGGTGGTCTCTCCGCGCCGGACAAACGGGTCGTGTGGTCCGGATTCTCCCGCGACGAACTCAGGAAGTTCCTGTTCCTCCTCTTTCGTGTCGTCGGTCTTACGGGGATAGAGCGTGGTCCAGCCAGGATCGACGACTCGTACACCTCGGGCCCGAAAAGGAATCTCGGCGGAAACCGCATTGACGGTCGTGACTTCCTTGATGCACGGAGGAAAGAACGCGGCGATCAATCGGGTGACGACCGCGTCGAAGACCTTCGCCGCGGCAGGAGCAAGTGATCCGGGAGCCTTGCCGGTTGGGATGATGGCGTGGTGGTCGCTGACTTTTTTGTCGTCGATGATTCGACCGCTGAACGGGAGCGATGAACAGTCGAGCGATCCGACGGCATCTGGCTTCAGCACTTGAAGCTTTTCCAGGATGGCGGGGAGCTTCCCTTTCATGTCGTTGCCAAGGTATCGAGAGTCGGTTCGGGGATAGCTGATGAGCTTTGCTTCGTAAAGCGATTGGGCGGCCTTGAGCGTGTCGTCGGCGGAAAGGCCGAATCGGCGGTTCATGTCACGCTGCAGGTCGGTTAGGTCATAGAGCTGGGGAGGTAGGACTCGCTCTCGTTTTCGATCCACCCCCAAAAGATGAAGGGGTTGATCCCTGACACGGTCAAGAAGCGCGTTGGCGTCCTCCTCGGTCTTGAAGCGGCCGCCCGTGTAGGAAAACGTCACCTTCCGGTAGCGGGTCATCAGCTCCCAGAACGGTTCGGGCCGAAAGATCCGGATCTCTTCATCTCTCCGAACGATAAGTGCCAGAACGGGAGTCTGCACACGGCCAACGCTCCAAAGAATTCCCGTCGATCGCTGCCGAACGGTCTGGGAGCGGGTGGCGTTGAGGCCGACGAGCCAGTCCGCCTCGCTTCGGCAGCGGGCGGCTGCATAAAGGGAGTCGTAGTCGGACAGGGGACGAAGGCGATCGAAGGCGTCTCGAATGGCCTCTCGGGTCAATGAACTGAGCCAGAGCCGACGGACTGGTTTGCGGGTACAGCCGGTCAGTTCGAGGATATAACGGACAATCAGCTCGCCTTCCCGACCGGCATCGGTCGCGGCGATGATCTCATCAGCCGCTCGAAGGAGCTTGCGCACCGTGGCCAGTTGCGTACCGGCTCCGCGTTCGGTGACGGGTTTCAGTTCAAAGCGATCGGGGAGAATCGGTAGCGTCTCAAGCGACCATTTTTTCAACAATGGATCGTAATCTTCCGGTTCCTTCAAGGTTGCCAGATGCCCAAGCGCCCAGGTCACCTGATAGCCGTTGCCTTCGAGGTAACCATCTCGACGGCTCGATGCGCCAAGGAAGGCGGCCAGATCACGAGCGACCGACGGTTTTTCGGCGATGACGACGATCATGGCCCCCTCGATTCCAACGTCCCCCGGCGTCCGGAGCGTATTCGTTCCGAATGCCTGACACGCGAATTGTCTGACCGATTGTACAAGCAAGCCTCGTGTGATCGAAACCGGACGCTTCGACCTTCGACGCGAGCATTGGTCGATCAAGCTTCATGGTCGATGACGAATCACACGCGGTGAAAGGAAGCATCGGCGGTCAATCGCCATTACAATCGGGGGGTCCGGGACGGTCACCCACGATAAAGTCGTGGAGGCAATCCCCGGGGCGCATGGGAACCGTGCGTCGACTCGAATCGGAATTCCTAACGGTGCAACTGGAGGAATCATGATCCGCAACGCGACCCTCTCTCGCTGGCTCGTCATGCCCGCGGTCGTCCTGCTAATGAACTCCGCGGCGCAGGCTCAGCCGCAGATTCCCGACGACGCCAAGATCGGTGGCTTCGCGATCGGTTGCCAGGCCTATACGTTCAATCGCTTTACGGCCTTCGAGGCGATTGAGAAAACCGCCCAGGCAGGCGGCAAGGTGATCGAGTTCTATCCCGGCCAGGCCCTCAGCCCCGATGAGCGCGACCTGAAGGTCGGCCACGACCAGCCGGAGGAGGTCACCGCCAAACTGAAGTCGAAGCTCGATGAGCACGGGCTGATCGCGGTCAACTACGGCGTGGTCGGCGTCCCGAACAATGAGGACGAGGCTCGGAAGATCTTCGAGTTCGCCAAGGCGATGGGAATGCGAGCGATCACGACCGAGTCGGTCGACGCCATCGATGTCCTTGAGAAACTGGCAAAGGAATATAACATCGGCGTGGCCTTCCACAACCACCCGAGCCGTCCGGACAATCCCGATTACAAGGTCTGGGACCCGAATTACATCGCCGAGCTGGTGAAGGACCGTGATGAGCGCATCGGGGCCTGCGCCGATACGGGTCACTGGGCTCGATCGGGGCTCAACCCCGTGGAATGCCTGAAAATCCTCAAGGGGCGCATCATCAGCTCGCACCTGAAGGATCTCAACGAGATGGGTCGAGCGGGACATGACGTCCCCTACGGAACCGGCGTGTGCAACATTGCCGGCGTCCTCGATGAGTTGAAGGCGCAAGGGTTCGAGGGAAACATCTCGATCGAGTACGAGCACGACTGGGAGAATAACGTCCCGGGCGTCGCTCAGTGCATCGGCTTCGTCCGAGGTTACACCCGCTGAGCGGGCTCGCTCCAAAACCGCCGAACCCTCAGCGGATGCTCCGAAGTGGCCGCACCACCAGGCCGGCCACTTCGGGAA belongs to Tautonia marina and includes:
- a CDS encoding TIGR01777 family oxidoreductase; its protein translation is MRVFLAGGTGLIGSRLIQELLNRGDQPVVLTRRASSVQDRPEFRQVDVVQGDPTTSGPWQEKVDGCEAVVNLTGHNLFAKRWSPEVKRLIRDSRVHSTEHLASAVDQATKRPSVFVQGSAIGYYGMTGDEELTESSPSGTDFMAVICREWEDASRSVTDRGTRLVILRTGIVLAKGEGALGVMTPLFKWLPGGAAPVGSGSNPLMPGTGNQWMSWIHLTDIVGLILLAIDSKDAQGPINGTAPNPVRNVEFSRELARVLHRPFLPIGPPDFLLRTVLGEVAQTVTKGQRVVPARAIELGYRFAFPELTGALQDLLGSKAHSAAF
- a CDS encoding serine/threonine-protein kinase: MATSDRPRSESDVPVEFLDTLKRAAIVSENRLADIRSKVLAGDYPMDSSELAQQLISEEMLTEYQAKRLLANRPGSLSIGRYVILEKLGAGSMGRVYKAKHRMMDRISALKIIAPEISNNERVVARFQREMRLVGKLDHPNVVRAFDADKDRGILYIAMEYVAGDSLGQRLRSKGRIPAAELVGYIAQAALGLQHAHDQGIVHRDIKPSNLLLGSDGTIKVLDLGLATLMEADDQSAFATADGVAVGTVDYMSPEQAMGKELSPVSDLFSLGCTMYHLLTGRLPYPGTSPLDRMFARINQEPVPVKELRPDLPDRVIEVLCRLMARQPSERYPTAAAAAEALQSLVRKRSASQAVAASPTVKPAPAPPSPPTPPPPPQTKYVKVAPSYPAWFQPIARLAERSAIGALLVLLGLLGFAFGAGVIVGMLAGG
- a CDS encoding HAD family hydrolase, encoding MSAAADPQAALRDFVKTHDFFVGIDSDGCVFDTMEVKHKECFIPNIIKYFGLAAVSKYAREAAEFVNLYSKHRGINRFPALTGALDLLERRPEVQRRGVKIPELRGLRDWIARESKLGNPVLKAEVERTGDPDLTLCLKWSEAVNQTVGEIVHNVPPFPMVRESMEALKGKADVMVVSATPVEALTREWEEHDLAQYVGLIAGQELGSKKEHLGMAAGGRYAPDHILMVGDAPGDRKAAEANGVLFYPINPGFEEQSWQRFHDEALPRFFNGTYAGAYMAERIAEFEALLPEHPPWESAS
- a CDS encoding diphosphate--fructose-6-phosphate 1-phosphotransferase, whose translation is MPASNVVVAQSGGPTCVINNSLRGIVETCFRMPDHFGKVFAGRFGIEGVLKEELIDLSASPAEEIALLRTSPAAGGIGTCRYKLKPGQDEDFARVVEVLKAHNVGYFFYIGGNDSQDTAHKVAQLAHEKGLDLIATGVPKTIDNDLGDSEFTLLDHSPGYGSVARYMAQYVRQVNEENAGSCPADPVMVIQAMGRKIGYIPAAARLADPNREMPLQIYMAESKVSLEQLGQNVVETLREFGRCIVVVSEGFDVGELGASRDTFGHVQFSASQTTVAQVVTNYINSLDLPVPGKARFQIPGTDQRNAIAYASVVDLDEAYRVGCHAVAVARNDGNGYMATILRDRTRGGYSVTYNKVPLEQVAAKDRSFPDHWIAPNRIDVTDEFVEYARPLIGDDWVSVPQVDGLARFAKISQVLAPKKLSTYVPQTYRR
- the gnd gene encoding decarboxylating NADP(+)-dependent phosphogluconate dehydrogenase produces the protein MSTPTADIGLIGLAVMGENLVLNMEDHGFTVAVYNRTTSRVDEFLADRAKGKKIIGCHSIEKLVASLKSPRKIMIMVKAGAAVDAVIDQLVPHLEKGDILIDGGNTHYPDTTRRTRALKEKGLQFIGTGVSGGEEGALKGPSIMPGGDPEAWPPVKPIFQSIAAKVDDGTPCCDWVGPEGAGHYVKMVHNGIEYGDMQLICEAYHLLHSLLGFNAEALHEVFDRWNSGPLDSYLIEITRDIFGYRDPETGKPMVDLILDTAGQKGTGKWTVVSSADLGVPLTLIAEAVYARCLSALKDERVRASKILKGPADESFSGNIQQFVDDVEMALYASKIMSYAQGFALMNAMAKESGWTIDNGKVALMWRGGCIIRSAFLGKIKEAFDRTPDLDNLMLDPYFHHEIERAQNGWRRVVSVAVSRGIPVPAMSSALAYYDGYRSDRLPTNLLQAQRDYFGAHTYERIDRSRGEFFHTNWTGRGGTTASTTYNA
- a CDS encoding alkaline phosphatase family protein, producing MCRSSWILVIAIALGVAGASSARGTEARAGSDHSKTVVVWISLDGWRSDYLDRGASPFLNELAQQGASSRALIPVFPSLTFPSHVSQATGVGVEKHGIPSNSFYDDETGLFYRYPGDAALLEAEPIWLTAARQGLRVASLDWTLSHNQLGPIRTAYFDPAFDGKLSDAERLNRLLSVWREDRGKEPLQLLLGYASGLDKAGHSNGPDAPEVVDAIREIDGLLKHFHGELLELWHSKMKPEDQLIVLLTTDHGMSTVSTMVDLDRLAGVERAPGVVRLTSGNIGHLFFTERNDPEREAKIDKAIERVNTFDFARAFRRESLPQAWEYRHPTRVGDVVVVLETGFAFSGRGFESADGRATAAVEDVDGPLGMHGYDPVTNPEMLGAAIVWRFPEPIGGLDLGPVHSLQLHATVARFLGIAPAEGARQDGIELPSPE
- a CDS encoding DNA topoisomerase 3, with product MIVVIAEKPSVARDLAAFLGASSRRDGYLEGNGYQVTWALGHLATLKEPEDYDPLLKKWSLETLPILPDRFELKPVTERGAGTQLATVRKLLRAADEIIAATDAGREGELIVRYILELTGCTRKPVRRLWLSSLTREAIRDAFDRLRPLSDYDSLYAAARCRSEADWLVGLNATRSQTVRQRSTGILWSVGRVQTPVLALIVRRDEEIRIFRPEPFWELMTRYRKVTFSYTGGRFKTEEDANALLDRVRDQPLHLLGVDRKRERVLPPQLYDLTDLQRDMNRRFGLSADDTLKAAQSLYEAKLISYPRTDSRYLGNDMKGKLPAILEKLQVLKPDAVGSLDCSSLPFSGRIIDDKKVSDHHAIIPTGKAPGSLAPAAAKVFDAVVTRLIAAFFPPCIKEVTTVNAVSAEIPFRARGVRVVDPGWTTLYPRKTDDTKEEEQELPEFVAGESGPHDPFVRRGETTPPKPYTEATLLAAMETAGRFVEDEQLRDALKERGLGTPATRASIIETLLTRGYVVRDKKTLAATDLGRFLIASIRSRPLTSPELTGDWEAKLREIERGRLAPEHFMNEIAQFTQAIVGDEPDQPIDPDRLGDCPRCGRPVIAGKRGFGCSAWKDGCSFVLWREYEGVPLTDHQIRELLQRRVLARAIALPSSGPCLLRLADSGDLLPIPVPHALPRRFGASKSQPSRTMGAPRSKSSKRRKAPETVSGEESKSAFAPIALGPCPRCGADVVEQPKSFSCRAWKSGCSFALWKSISGKRITARTARTLLTQGKTATLKGFKSRAGKPFAARLKLDEGEVRLEFEA
- a CDS encoding sugar phosphate isomerase/epimerase family protein translates to MIRNATLSRWLVMPAVVLLMNSAAQAQPQIPDDAKIGGFAIGCQAYTFNRFTAFEAIEKTAQAGGKVIEFYPGQALSPDERDLKVGHDQPEEVTAKLKSKLDEHGLIAVNYGVVGVPNNEDEARKIFEFAKAMGMRAITTESVDAIDVLEKLAKEYNIGVAFHNHPSRPDNPDYKVWDPNYIAELVKDRDERIGACADTGHWARSGLNPVECLKILKGRIISSHLKDLNEMGRAGHDVPYGTGVCNIAGVLDELKAQGFEGNISIEYEHDWENNVPGVAQCIGFVRGYTR